Proteins from one Mercurialis annua linkage group LG7, ddMerAnnu1.2, whole genome shotgun sequence genomic window:
- the LOC130014810 gene encoding uncharacterized protein LOC130014810 has protein sequence MANDFPDPPGFINAHGDNIVIPQGQTHQNQQRPNNNRQRQPTLIEFFQPIVGNTTHGYFAHPVQANNFEIKTICSTVKLGNMTEDEVWLRLFPFSLRDKARVWIQSLSRVGINTWQDLAKAFLNKYFLMAKTAKLTMLYQKMDGESLYDAWERSTIDATIGGSLMRKTTNAAFELLNELAMNNCSWPIERARAPLQRGVMVVSLDPAMETLKSKNEALQAQVDFLTREAATTNISNAVTIHSNYEVCGDYGHVASDCYVTGHDFSEQVNYVEGQRLDKDPYFNTYNPVWRNHPNFSWKDNGGNAKAQVSSNFQGGPRPQQYQGNFNNHEETRQTFKNYAATIHRLDLQNAQMAKALLIRNQGGLLSTTEANPREQVKEITLRSSKVLPEPHEEKVVLEEEKEQCEVGTT, from the exons ATGGCGAACGACTTTCCTGATCCACCTGGTTTCATTAATGCTCATGGGGATAACATAGTGATTCCGCAAGGGCAAACTCACCAAAATCAACAAAGGCCGAATAACAACAGGCAGAGACAACCAACTTTGATAGAGTTCTTTCAGCCGATTGTGGGCAATACAACTCATGGTTATTTCGCACATCCTGTGCAGGCGAATAACTTTGAAATCAAGACAA TTTGTAGCACTGTCAAACTCGGCAACATGACAGAAGATGAAGTTTGGTTGCGCTTATTCCCATTTTCTCTAAGGGATAAAGCAAGGGTATGGATTCAGTCTCTGTCTAGAGTTGGTATTAATACATGGCAAGATTTGGCCAAGGCATTCCTTAACAAGTATTTTCTCATGGCGAAGACTGCAAAGCTGACTATGCTCTATCAGAAAATGGATGGGGAATCACTATATGATGCTTGGGAGCG AAGTACCATTGATGCAACTATAGGAGGGTCATTGATGAGGAAGACCACCAATGCAGCATTTGAGTTGTTAAATGAATTGGCAATGAACAACTGTTCTTGGCCAATCGAGAGGGCTAGAGCACCATTACAGAGAGGAGTTATGGTAGTTAGTTTAGACCCTGCTATGGAGACTCTTAAATCGAAGAATGAAGCATTGCAGGCTCAAGTTGATTTCCTAACAAGAGAAGCTGCAACAACCAACATTAGCAATGCGGTTACAATTCATAGTAACTATGAAGTTTGTGGTGACTATGGCCATGTGGCAAGTGACTGTTATGTGACGGGACATGATTTTAGTGAGCAAGTCAATTATGTGGAAGGACAGAGGCTAGACAAGGACCCATATTTCAATACATACAACCCAGTGTGGAGAAATCACCCAAATTTCTCATGGAAGGATAATGGGGGCAATGCCAAAGCTCAAGTGAGTTCCAACTTTCAAGGAGGACCTAGACCACAGCAGTATCAGGGAAACTTCAACAACCATG AAGAGACTCGACAAACATTCAAGAATTATGCTGCCACAATTCATAGACTTGATTTGCAGAATGCTCAGATGGCTAAGGCACTTCTGATCAGGAACCAAGGAGGATTGCTATCGACAACTGAGGCAAATCCAAGAGAGCAAGTCAAGGAAATAACACTAAGGAGTTCAAAAGTACTTCCCGAACCGCATGAAGAGAAGGTTGTATTAGAGGAAGAGAAGGAGCAGTGTGAGGTTGGCACAACTTAG